The following are encoded in a window of Sutcliffiella horikoshii genomic DNA:
- a CDS encoding metal-sensitive transcriptional regulator translates to MENLPVETLNEECCHTDKGERKSHHSEEQKKALISRLNRIEGQVRGVKRLIEEDTYCDDVLTQISAVQSALNGLGKMLLEGHMKSCIVERIQDGDTEVIDELLVTVKRLMK, encoded by the coding sequence ATGGAAAACCTTCCAGTTGAAACTTTAAATGAAGAGTGTTGCCATACAGACAAAGGTGAGCGTAAAAGTCACCATTCTGAAGAGCAGAAGAAGGCGTTGATCTCACGCTTGAACCGTATTGAAGGTCAGGTGCGAGGGGTTAAACGTTTGATTGAAGAGGACACCTATTGTGATGATGTGCTCACTCAAATCTCTGCAGTACAGTCTGCGCTAAATGGACTTGGGAAAATGCTTTTAGAGGGACATATGAAATCCTGTATCGTGGAAAGAATTCAAGATGGCGATACAGAAGTGATAGATGAACTATTAGTAACAGTTAAAAGACTGATGAAATAA
- the copZ gene encoding copper chaperone CopZ, with protein sequence MEQVTLKVNGMSCGHCVKAVEGSVGELEGVNSVKVDLASGTVAVEYKSEQVTVDKIKETIDEEGYEVA encoded by the coding sequence ATGGAACAAGTAACATTAAAAGTAAATGGTATGAGTTGCGGTCATTGTGTTAAAGCGGTGGAAGGAAGCGTTGGGGAACTTGAAGGCGTGAATTCCGTTAAGGTGGATCTTGCATCCGGAACGGTAGCAGTAGAATACAAAAGCGAGCAAGTAACAGTAGATAAAATTAAGGAAACAATCGACGAAGAAGGTTATGAAGTAGCATAA
- a CDS encoding heavy metal translocating P-type ATPase yields the protein MSDQKKIETRLQITGMTCAACSTRVERGLNKLAGVDTANVNLALENASVTYDPEQVSEKEIEKMIQDLGYDVVKEKAEFLITGMTCAACSSRIEKVLGKMEGVNSANINLALESGTVEYNPSKLKPSDIIARIEKAGYGATEKVEKSESAENFRQKELEKQQGKFVFSLILTIPLLWAMVSHFSITSFIYLPDMLMNPWVQLALATPVQFFIGWQFYTGAYKALKNKSANMDVLVALGTTAAYVYSLYLSIESIGSGAHMVELYFETSAVIITLIILGKLFEVRAKGRSSEAIKKLMGLQAKTALVLRDGKEIEIPLDEVLVGDIVSVKPGEKVPVDGEIVEGQSAVDESMLTGESIPVDKKSGDSVYGSTINKNGFLKMKATKVGKETALAQIIRIVEQAQGSKAPIQRLADKISGIFVPIVVGIAVLTFLVWYFIVDPGNFAQALVNLIAVLVIACPCALGLATPTSIMAGSGRAAELGILFKGGEHLEQTHRITTVVLDKTGTVTNGAPVLTDVKLEAGEDEAAILAMVGAAEKQSEHPLAQAIVEGIQAKGIEFGSVGSFEAIPGYGIEAVVGEDTVVVGTRKLMNKHHVAAEHAEEVVRELETNGKTAMLIAVNGEYKGIIAVADTIKDTSKQAVKRLKDMGLEVVMMTGDNERTAKAIAHHAGIDQVIAEVLPEQKAEEVAKLQKQGKKVAMVGDGINDAPALVTADIGMAIGTGTDVAMEAADITLMRGDLNSIADAIIMSKKTITNIKQNLFWAFAYNSMGIPIAALGFLAPWVAGAAMAFSSVSVVLNALRLQKVKL from the coding sequence ATGAGCGATCAGAAGAAAATAGAAACCAGATTACAGATAACGGGAATGACTTGTGCGGCTTGTTCCACAAGGGTTGAAAGAGGATTGAACAAACTGGCTGGAGTGGATACGGCCAATGTGAACCTTGCCCTTGAAAACGCATCTGTCACCTATGACCCGGAACAGGTATCTGAAAAAGAAATAGAGAAAATGATTCAGGACCTTGGCTATGATGTCGTGAAAGAAAAAGCAGAATTCCTTATCACCGGAATGACGTGTGCGGCATGTTCGAGCCGAATCGAAAAGGTGCTCGGAAAAATGGAAGGCGTTAATTCTGCCAATATAAATCTTGCTTTAGAAAGCGGAACCGTGGAATATAATCCTTCCAAACTAAAGCCATCTGACATCATTGCCCGCATTGAAAAAGCGGGTTACGGTGCTACGGAAAAAGTAGAAAAAAGCGAAAGCGCCGAGAACTTCCGTCAAAAGGAATTAGAAAAGCAACAAGGCAAGTTTGTTTTCTCGTTAATCCTAACAATCCCGTTGCTTTGGGCAATGGTGAGTCACTTCTCCATTACTTCTTTTATTTATCTGCCTGATATGCTGATGAACCCATGGGTGCAGCTCGCACTTGCAACCCCTGTTCAATTTTTCATTGGCTGGCAATTCTACACAGGTGCATACAAAGCGCTGAAAAATAAAAGCGCGAATATGGACGTATTGGTGGCACTCGGAACAACTGCAGCGTATGTGTACAGCTTGTATTTATCGATTGAATCAATCGGTTCAGGTGCGCATATGGTCGAGCTGTATTTTGAAACAAGTGCAGTCATTATCACCCTAATTATTTTAGGAAAGCTTTTTGAAGTGAGAGCGAAGGGGCGCTCTTCCGAAGCAATCAAGAAATTGATGGGCCTACAGGCAAAAACGGCCCTTGTTTTACGAGATGGAAAAGAAATAGAAATCCCATTGGATGAGGTCCTGGTAGGAGATATCGTTTCTGTTAAGCCGGGGGAGAAAGTTCCTGTTGATGGCGAAATTGTCGAAGGGCAATCAGCGGTGGATGAGTCCATGCTGACTGGAGAAAGCATTCCTGTCGATAAAAAATCAGGAGATTCTGTCTATGGTTCTACTATAAATAAGAACGGCTTTTTGAAAATGAAAGCAACAAAAGTCGGAAAAGAAACAGCCCTTGCTCAAATCATCCGGATTGTAGAGCAGGCACAAGGCTCCAAAGCACCGATTCAGCGCCTGGCAGATAAAATTTCCGGCATCTTCGTTCCAATCGTTGTCGGAATCGCGGTCCTTACTTTCTTAGTTTGGTATTTTATCGTCGATCCAGGAAACTTCGCGCAAGCATTGGTGAACTTGATTGCGGTTCTGGTTATTGCTTGCCCGTGTGCACTTGGACTTGCAACGCCAACATCTATCATGGCGGGATCCGGCCGGGCAGCCGAACTCGGTATCCTTTTTAAAGGCGGCGAGCACCTAGAGCAGACGCACCGCATTACAACTGTTGTGCTGGACAAAACAGGTACGGTAACAAATGGAGCACCTGTGCTAACCGATGTAAAGCTTGAAGCTGGTGAGGATGAAGCGGCAATCCTTGCAATGGTAGGAGCAGCGGAGAAACAATCCGAACATCCATTGGCGCAAGCGATTGTGGAAGGAATCCAAGCAAAAGGGATCGAGTTTGGCTCTGTGGGGTCATTTGAAGCAATACCCGGCTATGGTATCGAAGCGGTCGTAGGAGAAGACACAGTGGTGGTTGGTACGCGTAAATTAATGAACAAGCACCATGTCGCTGCCGAGCACGCAGAAGAAGTGGTCCGTGAGCTTGAAACGAATGGAAAAACGGCTATGCTCATTGCGGTGAATGGAGAATACAAAGGCATCATCGCGGTTGCAGACACCATAAAGGATACTTCTAAACAAGCAGTAAAACGGTTAAAGGATATGGGGCTGGAAGTTGTCATGATGACAGGCGATAACGAACGGACAGCAAAAGCCATTGCTCACCATGCCGGAATCGATCAAGTCATTGCCGAAGTACTTCCGGAACAAAAAGCGGAAGAAGTAGCAAAGCTTCAAAAGCAAGGCAAGAAAGTGGCAATGGTCGGCGACGGCATCAATGACGCCCCAGCCTTGGTAACAGCGGATATCGGGATGGCAATCGGAACCGGCACAGATGTCGCGATGGAAGCAGCAGACATCACGTTAATGCGCGGTGACCTAAACAGCATAGCCGATGCCATCATCATGAGTAAAAAGACCATTACTAACATCAAACAAAATCTATTCTGGGCATTTGCCTATAACTCCATGGGGATTCCAATTGCGGCTTTAGGCTTCTTGGCGCCGTGGGTGGCAGGAGCAGCAATGGCATTCAGCTCGGTGTCCGTTGTATTGAATGCACTCAGATTGCAAAAAGTGAAACTT